Part of the Meiothermus sp. CFH 77666 genome is shown below.
AAAGCGCTCGGCCTCGAGCCACAGGGTGCCCACCCCGGCGCACACCAGCCCAATCGCCAGCCCAAACAGAAGCTGCGGCCACTCCAGAGGCCCCGGGGTGAGCTCGAGCAGAGGGCCATACCCGTGAAAGAGCCCGTACACCGTGAAGCCCGCCAGTGCGCCGATCAGTGCGGGGGCCAGGGCGCCGACCTCGAGCGCCAGCCCCCGGTAGACAATCTCGCTGGCCAGGAGCGCTCCGGCCATGGGCGCATGGAAGGCCGAGGCAAACCCCGCCGCCATGCCCGCAAAGGGCAGAAACCGACTCGACTCCCCCAGCGGAATACGTCGCCCCATCACGCTGCCGACCCACAGGCCCAGCGCGGCCATAGGCCCCTCGCGGCCCAGGGGGGAGCCTGCGCCCAGCTGTACCAGCGAACCGATGATGCCCCGAAAATACTCGCTGGCCCGTACCGGGCGGCCCGTGCGGTAGGCCGCCAGGAGCCAGCCCAGCCCCCGGCCCGAGCCCAGGTAGCTCGAGGCGGCGAACACCAGCGGCAACAACAGGGCCAGCCACCAGAAGGCGGGCCCACGGAAAATCTGCGAAAGGCCCCCTTCCCCCGGCAGGCCGGGGGGCAGGTAACCCAGGGTTTCGCCCAGCAGATAGCGCTCGATTACCCCCAGCACGAACACAAACCCGGCGGCAAAAACCCCGGTGAGGGCCCCCACGAAAGCGCTGTAGAGGATGAGCGCACCAATCTGCATAAGAATCACGGCACTGAGGCCGACTACCAGGATTGTACTTGGGAAACCGATGTTCCGCGGGTGATGCGGGGCGCTTCCAGCCCCAGCATCCGGTAGCCGTTGCGGGTGGCGGCCCGCACCAGAACCCGGGGGTCTACCCGCTCCCACAAAAAGAGCGCTTCGTTCCGCACGTCCAGATCGGGGCTGCTGCTGCGCGAGTCGGTGCCTAGGGCGGGCTCGAGGCGGTACTTGAGGTAGAGCTCCCAGGGCATCTGGCCGCAGGCCAGGGCTTCGTTGCTGCGCGGACAGGCCACCACCTGGGTGCCGGACTGGGCCAGCATCTGCACCTCCTCCTCGTCCACCTGCACGCCATGCACCACCGTCAGGTGCGGCCCCAGCACCCCGAGTTCGGCCAGGTAGCGCACCGGGGTCAGGCCGGGGAGGTTCTGGTAAGGGGGATAGCCATACCGCTCAGGCAGGGCCTTTAGGGGGCCGCTGCTTTGGGTCATCAGCGCGGTTTCCTCGGGGCTTTCGGCTACGTGCATCTGCAGGGGGAAGCCCTCGAGCCGGGCCATCTCCACCAGTTTTTTGAGCAGGGCCGGGCTCACGTTGTAGGGGGTATGGGGCGATATGCCCACCCGTAGCAGACTCTTTCGCTTGCGCCATTCGGACAACTGCTGGGCTACCCGACCCGCTACTGAGTCTGCCTGTTCGGGGTTGCGGTTGATGACCTCCAGGTACACCACGCCGGGCAGGGGACTGTTTTCCAGCAGCCACTCCACCACTTCGGGCCTGTATGCGATGTCCCCAAACCCCCCCACCCCCAGTGCCTGGAGCTCGTTCAGGCCCTGCAGGGCGGCCTCCGTGGTGCGCTTTGAACCGTGGTCAATCACATGCTGGATGAACTCGGTATAGCCGCCTCGAAAATAGGGAACTGTGGACAAATCCAGGTGGGTGTGGGCATTGACCACTTTTGGGGTGAGGGCCTTGCCTTTTTGAATGAGCGGGGCCTCGGGGTAGGTTTGCCGCAACTCGGCCAGAGGCCCCACGGCCACCACGTGCTGGCCCACCACCACCAGCCCCCCTTTCAGCATGGGCGTACCGAAGCCGGCGTAGACCACCCCGGCAGTCCAGATTTCAGGCTCGAGAATCAGGGTTTCCTCCTATGTGCCCAAAGTTGGATGCTCAAGGCCGCAAGTGAAATCCAGTCTATGGACGATGGTCTATTGCCCATAGCCGCGGTAAGGGAGCATACGGGCTTTCAAGGGGTTTCTCGCTCGAGAACATACCGGTTGGGGCCGCGCACAAAATCGGTGGCCTGGTAGCCCTGGGCAAAGTAGTGTTCAAAGACCTCGCGGCTGTGGGCCCGCCAGCGCAGGGCCAGGCCGGGGTCGGTGCTTAGAATCTGGCCCCAGTCTTCGGGAATCTGCACCAGGATTCGCTTTTCGGACAGGTCGAGCCGGAGTTCCACGGGCTCTTGCTGCTCGACCCGGTTGGCCTGGGGCAGGCCTTCCACGCTGGGGGCCGGGGGCGGTGCGTAAATCCGGCTGAACACCCTGGGCGAACGCAGCTCCCAGACCGCATAGGCCCGATCCGAAGGGGCGCCCGCATTGATGCCCCCCATCGGGCCGTAGCAGTTGGGGATGTAGCGGCGGAAGGTGGCACCCAGCTTGCGAAGGTTGAAGTGGGCGTTGAGGCTCCGCAGGGGGTCGAAGGTCCAGACCACCCGCTCGTAGCCTCGGCTCAGGGCCCAGTCGCGCTGGTAACGCTTGAGCAGCAGCCCAATCTGGCTGCCCTGGTACTCCGGCAGCACCCCAGCCATGTGCGAATGGTGGTCGGAAGGGCGGTTGGTGGGGAAGCCGAAAATAAAACCGACAAGCTGCGGGGTGGAGCCCCCAATCCCCCGACCCCTTTCCCCCAGGGGGGAGAAAGGGGTGACGGAAGTTTCGATCCGGTAGGCTCCCGCCAGCAGGGCCCCCTCATGTACCAGGGCCATCAGGGTGCCGGTGCGGATGGTGTCGCTTGGGTCGTTCCAGATGGCCTGCTCGAGCCGAGGTATTAAGGCGATCTCCTCGGGCTCGTGCAGTTCACGAATCAACACATTCATACGGCTATCGGCTAAAAGCTATTTGCTATGCGCGACACTGGAGACATACGCCGTTTTCTCGGTGAGCTTCTGGATAAGGTCCCGCTTCAGCGTCACGCCCAGACCCGGCCCCTGGGGTACGGGCATCAGGCCGTTTTTGGCCTCGAGGGCCTCTTCGATGATGTCCTCCTGCCAGTAGCGGCTGGCACTGCTGGTATCGCCGGGCTTGATGAACATGGGCAGGGTGGCCACGTGAATGTTGGCGGCCCGGCCAATGCCGGCTTCCAGCATTCCGCCCATCCAGACCGGCAGCCCGTAGCTCTGGGTAATGTCGTGCACCTTGCGGCTGGCCAGGATGCCGCCTACCCGGCCCGGCTTGAGGTTGATCACCCGCCCAGCCCCGATTTCCAGGGCCTTGCGGGCGTCCTCGGGCGAGGTGATGGACTCGTCCAGGCAGATCGAGGTGGAGATGGCCGCCTGCAACTTGGCGTGATCCAGGATGTCGTCGAAGGCCAGCGGCTGCTCAATGTAGTCGAGATTGGCGGCGTCCAGGGCTTTGAAGGTGGCGATGTGGTTCAGGCTGTAGGCGGAGTTGGCGTCTACGGTGAGGTTGGCCTCGGGGTAGGCCTCGCGCACGGCCAGCGCTAGCCTGACATCCCAGCCGGGTTTGATTTTGAGCTTGATGCGCTTGTAGCCATCGGCCAGCCCCTTGCCCACCTTCTCGAGGGTGGCCTCGATGCTGGGCTCGATGCCCAGGCTGATGCCCACCGGAATCTCGGTGCGAACGCCTCCCAGCACCTTCCACAGAGGCTGGCCCAGGCTCTTGCACCAGAGGTCCCAGAAGGCCATCTCGAGGGCGGCTTTGGCCATCTTGTTGCCCCGGAAGCTGCTAATCTCGCTCCAGAGCTGCTCGGGGTTGGCCAGGTCTTTGCCCAGCACCTTGGGAATGAGCAGTTCTTCCAAAAGCGCCCAGGCCCCAGGAATGGTCTCCTCGCGGTAGTGCGGGGTGTACTCCATAACCGTTTCGGCGTAGCCCTCGAGGCCCTCGCCGTAAAGCGTCAGGACAACCACGTGGCGCATGGTCTGCACCCCAAAGGAGGTCTCGAAGCGAAACTTGAGCGGCAGGGAGATCAGGCGGAGTTCGGCAGCTTCGATTTTCATGCCCGTATGCTAACCCTCGGGGCGCTAAAATCCCAAGAACCACTCTGGATAGTTGTTACAGATGGATTTCGCGAACCTGCTTTGTGAACGAATACGAGCATTTCATCGGAAAAGGGTGTGGCCTGTGGCTTCCTCACACTACGGTCTGGCCAGCTACGGAGATCTCCAGGCGCTGGTCAGGCTTTTATCTTCGTGTTCTTACCCTTCCCCCCGTGGGAGGGAAAGGGGAAACGAAAAAGCCTGAGGGTGGTATGAGCAGGTCTGCGCTACACTGAAACCATGATCAAACCCAGCGCTCAACTCATGACCATCGAGGAGTACCTCCGCACCGAGCCAGAACGGGAGGTGCGGCACGAGTATGTGCATGGGCACATCTACGCGATGGCCGGAGGGAGCAGCATCCACAACCGAATCTGCGCCAACATTGTGCATCTTTTGGTGGGGCTCAACCTGGCTCATGGTAGGTGCCGCGTCTATCCCAGCGACATGAAACTGCGGGTAGGCGACGAAAAGGTTTACTACCCCGACGCGATGGTCGTATGTCAGGGAGAACTCCCCAACGAGTTCTACGAAACCGAGCCCTGCCTGCTGGTGGAGGTGCTGTCACCCAGTACCAAAGATATTGACCGGCGCGAAAAAGCCGATGTGTACCGCAGCTTGCACAGCCTGCAGACCTACCTGATTGTAGATAGCGAGTCCCGCACGGTGCGCCACTACTGGCGTGAAGCGGGGGAGTGGAGGGTTATGGATTACGTCCAGCAAGGGGACATACCCCTGCCCTGTTTGGAGGGGAGTGTAAGCCTCGAGCAGATCTACCGGGGGGTTTTGTAACTCAGGGGGTAGGCTCGAGCCGCGCCTTGCCGAAATAGGGCTGCACGGCTTTGGGTACGTTCACGGTGCCGTCTTCGTTCTGGTGGTTTTCTAAGAGCATCACCAGGATGCGCGGGGTGGCCAGGGCGGTGTTGTTCAGGGTGTAGGCGTAGCGCACCTTGCCGTGTTCGTCGCGGTAGCGGAGGTTGGCCCGCCGGGCCTGCCAGTCCAGGAGGGCCGAGCAGGAGTGGGTTTCGCGGTAGCGGTTCTCGCTGGGAACCCAGGTCTCCAGGTCTACCTGGCGGTACTTGCCCAGGCCCATATCGCCGGTGGATACCTCGAGCACCCGGTAGGGCAGCTCGAGGGCCTGCAAAATGCCCTCCGAGATGGAAAGCATGGTGTCGAACCACTTGTTCGATTCTTCCAGGTCGGCCTTGCAGAGCACGTACTGCTCGACCTTGTTGAACTGGTGTACGCGCATCAGGCCGCGCACGTCCTTGCCTGCCGAGCCCGCCTCGCTGCGGAAACACGGCGAGAGCGCAGTGTAGGTTTTGGGCAACTCGCTCTCGGGCAGAATCTCGCCGGCGTGCAGGTAGTTGAGCAGCACCTCGGCAGTGCCGGCCAGGAAGGCATCCTCGCCATCTACCGAGTAAACCTGGTCGCGGGCGGTGGGGAACTGGCCGTGCCCGTAAAGCACCTCTTCCTTGGTCAGGCTGGGCACACTCAGGGGGGTAAAGCCGGCCTGAATCATCCGGTCGAGGGCAAAGCGCAGCAGGGCTTGTTCATAGACCATCAGGTCGCCCTTCAGGATGTACGAGCGTGAGCCCGAGACCTTGGCCGCCCGTTCAAAATCGCCCCAGCCGTTTTTCTCGATGAGGGCCACGTGGTCGAGGGGCTCAAATAGAAAGATGCGGGGGTTGCCGTGGACGTGGGTTTCGACATTAAACGAGTCGTCGGGGCCCACCGGCGCACCCTCCCAGGGAATGGTGGGGGTGAGGTAGAGCAGGTTTTTGAGGCGGGCCTCGAGGTCGCGTAGCTGGGGCTCGAGCAGGGCCAACTGCCGCCCAATCTCCCTGCCCTTTTCAATCATGGCCGCGCGCTCTTCGGGCGGGGCCTTGCTGGCGGCTTTGGCGTTGGCGTTGCGCTCGGCCTGGAGCTGCTCCGTTTTTCGCTTGAGCTCCTGCACCTGTGCGTCCAGGGCCAGCAACTCGTCGAGGTCGAGGGTGCCGGCTTTCTTTTCGATGGCCTCGCGGACGATTTGGGGGTTTTCGCGGATAAACTTGATGTCTAGCATAGCGACGCTCAGGGTCGAGGGT
Proteins encoded:
- the serS gene encoding serine--tRNA ligase codes for the protein MLDIKFIRENPQIVREAIEKKAGTLDLDELLALDAQVQELKRKTEQLQAERNANAKAASKAPPEERAAMIEKGREIGRQLALLEPQLRDLEARLKNLLYLTPTIPWEGAPVGPDDSFNVETHVHGNPRIFLFEPLDHVALIEKNGWGDFERAAKVSGSRSYILKGDLMVYEQALLRFALDRMIQAGFTPLSVPSLTKEEVLYGHGQFPTARDQVYSVDGEDAFLAGTAEVLLNYLHAGEILPESELPKTYTALSPCFRSEAGSAGKDVRGLMRVHQFNKVEQYVLCKADLEESNKWFDTMLSISEGILQALELPYRVLEVSTGDMGLGKYRQVDLETWVPSENRYRETHSCSALLDWQARRANLRYRDEHGKVRYAYTLNNTALATPRILVMLLENHQNEDGTVNVPKAVQPYFGKARLEPTP
- a CDS encoding GNAT family N-acetyltransferase, giving the protein MNVLIRELHEPEEIALIPRLEQAIWNDPSDTIRTGTLMALVHEGALLAGAYRIETSVTPFSPLGERGRGIGGSTPQLVGFIFGFPTNRPSDHHSHMAGVLPEYQGSQIGLLLKRYQRDWALSRGYERVVWTFDPLRSLNAHFNLRKLGATFRRYIPNCYGPMGGINAGAPSDRAYAVWELRSPRVFSRIYAPPPAPSVEGLPQANRVEQQEPVELRLDLSEKRILVQIPEDWGQILSTDPGLALRWRAHSREVFEHYFAQGYQATDFVRGPNRYVLERETP
- the menC gene encoding o-succinylbenzoate synthase is translated as MKIEAAELRLISLPLKFRFETSFGVQTMRHVVVLTLYGEGLEGYAETVMEYTPHYREETIPGAWALLEELLIPKVLGKDLANPEQLWSEISSFRGNKMAKAALEMAFWDLWCKSLGQPLWKVLGGVRTEIPVGISLGIEPSIEATLEKVGKGLADGYKRIKLKIKPGWDVRLALAVREAYPEANLTVDANSAYSLNHIATFKALDAANLDYIEQPLAFDDILDHAKLQAAISTSICLDESITSPEDARKALEIGAGRVINLKPGRVGGILASRKVHDITQSYGLPVWMGGMLEAGIGRAANIHVATLPMFIKPGDTSSASRYWQEDIIEEALEAKNGLMPVPQGPGLGVTLKRDLIQKLTEKTAYVSSVAHSK
- a CDS encoding Uma2 family endonuclease is translated as MIKPSAQLMTIEEYLRTEPEREVRHEYVHGHIYAMAGGSSIHNRICANIVHLLVGLNLAHGRCRVYPSDMKLRVGDEKVYYPDAMVVCQGELPNEFYETEPCLLVEVLSPSTKDIDRREKADVYRSLHSLQTYLIVDSESRTVRHYWREAGEWRVMDYVQQGDIPLPCLEGSVSLEQIYRGVL
- a CDS encoding amidohydrolase family protein → MLKGGLVVVGQHVVAVGPLAELRQTYPEAPLIQKGKALTPKVVNAHTHLDLSTVPYFRGGYTEFIQHVIDHGSKRTTEAALQGLNELQALGVGGFGDIAYRPEVVEWLLENSPLPGVVYLEVINRNPEQADSVAGRVAQQLSEWRKRKSLLRVGISPHTPYNVSPALLKKLVEMARLEGFPLQMHVAESPEETALMTQSSGPLKALPERYGYPPYQNLPGLTPVRYLAELGVLGPHLTVVHGVQVDEEEVQMLAQSGTQVVACPRSNEALACGQMPWELYLKYRLEPALGTDSRSSSPDLDVRNEALFLWERVDPRVLVRAATRNGYRMLGLEAPRITRGTSVSQVQSW
- a CDS encoding chloride channel protein, encoding MQIGALILYSAFVGALTGVFAAGFVFVLGVIERYLLGETLGYLPPGLPGEGGLSQIFRGPAFWWLALLLPLVFAASSYLGSGRGLGWLLAAYRTGRPVRASEYFRGIIGSLVQLGAGSPLGREGPMAALGLWVGSVMGRRIPLGESSRFLPFAGMAAGFASAFHAPMAGALLASEIVYRGLALEVGALAPALIGALAGFTVYGLFHGYGPLLELTPGPLEWPQLLFGLAIGLVCAGVGTLWLEAERFLQRVLRRLTFGVRHALFGLVLAGVLLSMPEAIGSGLSWVQLGTSPILTLPFLGMLFLLQLALLILGGGVRAYGGQLTPALTLGGLSGLILAQLLAQVFPSIAPSPETAALVGMASLLAGIARAPFAAVVLAGEIGGYSLLPLTLIAAFAAYTFTSPRGSFEVGELNPDKDGPAEPLPENAPQTLLQPRPPASSDSP